Proteins co-encoded in one Holophagales bacterium genomic window:
- a CDS encoding FeoB-associated Cys-rich membrane protein: MTIAIVAAAAAWAGLRAWRRATAKAASCAGSCAGCAGGRGLRPPASSCPEGSDEAIPRAGAATGIPLPSRSERKG, encoded by the coding sequence ATCACGATCGCCATCGTTGCCGCCGCCGCCGCCTGGGCGGGCCTGCGGGCCTGGCGCCGCGCAACCGCGAAGGCGGCCTCCTGCGCGGGAAGCTGTGCCGGCTGCGCCGGCGGCCGCGGTCTTCGCCCGCCGGCTTCTTCCTGTCCGGAGGGCTCGGACGAGGCCATCCCGCGGGCCGGAGCCGCCACCGGGATCCCTCTCCCTTCCCGCTCCGAGAGGAAGGGTTGA